GGATTTGGTTGTTACCAATCCTTTTGGTAAAGTACCATTTCTAGTGTAAAGAAATATCCACAATTTAATAACAATGATGTTCCTACCTACAATCTTGCCTTCTCAAGCAAGGTTGATAGGGACTAGTACAATGCCACCAAAGCATAGATTCTAACCAATTCATGTGTATGTTGAGGATAATGTATAAATCCTTAGACATCACCGTATCCACCGGTGTTTTTTTTTGCCATGCAAATCTGAAATGGTTGGGATTCGAGCTTCTATTCACTATATGGATCTTTTTGGCCAACTCATGCTTATTGGCACTGCCCACGATAAGTAATCAATCAATACACATTTTTTCCAACAATAATTACATCATATCATTATAATTGTTCTATGCTAATCATGTTTGTAATTGTGTAGCTTTGCAAATAGACATAACTACATGTTTATATATTAACTGCATGACTCTTTAACTCATAGATGGATTACAGGAAATTTATGGAAGTGCATATTGAGAGGGCGCTTCCACGAGAAGCCGGAGAAAACAACAGGCGTGTTATGCTAACTGTACNNNNNNNNNNNNNNNNNNNNNNNNNNNNNNNNNNNNNNNNNNNNNNNNNNNNNNNNNNNNNNNNNNNNNNNNNNNNNNNNNNNNNNNNNNNNNNNNNNNNNNNNNNNNNNNNNNNNNNNNNNNNNNNNNNNNNNNNNNNNNNNNNNNNNNNNNNNNNNNNNNNNNNNNNNNNNNATTTAAATGCTTAGCAGAATGCTTTTGGAAAAACAACGAGTATAAGTGCACACACTCACACTGCGCCTACCGAAGAACAATGCCGTGGAGATTCAAGATTGACTTAAATGAATGCCTTGGCAGTGCAATGATGGATCATATTAGTTTGCATTACTGTCTCTTTTTTTTGTCAACAGTCTTTGTTGTCATCTCCACCGAAAAAAAGTTTGATCTGTCTTGCCCATACTAGTCAGCCTAGTCAGGAATTCCATCCCTTTCAAGTAACACAATCATGGGTCTCTTTAGTGTTCCTCTCCAGACATAAAAAACTTATTCAGGAATTTCATTACTTTCAATAACACTTAACAATAATGGCTAGAGGCCATGGATAACTCAAAGCAATACACAACCTCATCCATGGCAAGTAGTAAGTCAATTAACAGTCTAAGAGCAAAAGAGGATTGCAGCTTGTGTTATTGTCCGACCCCAGATTTACATTTCATATGATTCTCTTACTTTGCTTTGAAATTGACTACTAATGCAGGATGCAGCCTTGAAGACACATCTTTCCAATATTAGCCATCAGGCTGCTAAGAATTGTTTACAGAACAATAGACATGTCCTTCGAATATTACCAATCAGGCTGTAAAGTAAACATATTATTTCATCGGAAAACACCTTTACATACAGCACCCTTTGCAAATAAATTAGTGCAATAATTTGACAATACATACACGTCAATATAAAAAAAATCAACTCTAGAACAAAGAGTTGTTGTTATTTCTAATATCCAACTATGACTAACTGCAAATCACATCTCTGTCCCCACTGTTTGTTTCAGTTTGTCAAATAGATTGGGTACAATATGCACTGTACTAGTTAAAAAGACACATTCTTAATATAATGAATCAGTATGCTCTAACAGAATTGATATATTCGTTAATCATCATGACAGTTCCAGAAAAGAGGCTCTAATATCAGAAAGTTTTGCACAAACGTCTTTCATTCCGGGCCTATCCTTCGTTGATTCCATGGTACATGACAGCCCAAGGGCAACCAAGGGGACAATATATCTCTCCATCCATGCTTCTGTGCACCCTTGATGCTCCTCATGCGCCATATGAGGATCAAGAATCTCTGCAACTCTGTCTGGGAACATGGATTCAGAGAACTTACAAAGGCTAAGTCCATCCACAAACATATCATCAGTAGGTCGTTTTCCAGTAAGCAATTCCAGTAGAAGCACTCCGAAACTATATAAATCGCCGGCTACGGAGATCTCGCAACCCATTCCGTACTCTGTGAAGACGTAATGTGTTAAGATAATACACACACATACAAGACATACTATAATTAAGTGGAAACAGAAAAGGTAAAACTCACCTGGTGCCACGTATCCAATTGTCCCTCCAACATCATCCAGGCTTTTAGGAATTACCAGACCTGGTGATAGAAACTTTGCTGAGCCAAAGTCACTGAGCCGTGCAGTCATGTCATCATCCAAAAGGACATTGTTTGGCTTCAAATCACAATGGATCAAAGGAGGCGTCAGTTCATTGTGGGCATAATCAAGAGCAGAAGCCACATCTGCTGCTATGCATATCCTCTGGCCAAAGCCTAGCACTTTGTCTGGAATTCCATTGTGCTGCTCAGAATGCAACCATGCCTCCAGGCTTCCATTAACCATGAACTCGAAGATTAGTGCTTTGAACTCATGGTTTTGTGAATCCAATGTTGAGCATAGGGTCACAGGTCGCATTATATTTCTATGGCGGGTGCTTCGGAGCACTTCACACTCAATAAGGTAACTATCGTATCCACCAGGTTCATTCAACTTGAATACTTTGATGGCAACTAGGCTCTTGTCGGACTTGAACCTACCAACATAAACTGAACCAGTACAAGTTGAGCTGATAGTATGGACCAAAGAAAACCAGTTGGTAGCTTTAACAATGTCCTCGTATGACACTCTCTTCAGCTTCTTCTCGTCATGGCACGGGGCTGTATGCACTTCTCTTCTATTAGGAAACATCTTGGACACAAGATCCCATCGTGAAAATGGAAACGACCCTTTCTTCCAAATAGTGAGCATAAACCATATCAAGACTAGGGAACCAATAGTAAGTGGTGGTAGTACAATTAGCAGCGAGGTCACCAGCAACGACAGATGATGCTTCACTTTAGTTGCTGAACCTGAGATGCCAGGACAAATTGGTAACGCTAGCCTGGGGGAATTTGAGCAGAGTCCCTTGTTGCCATCCAAAACTACTGCAGCAGAATGTGTGAAGATACCACTTGCAGGAACAGCCCCTTCCAAGTTGTTGTAAGAGAGATCAAGTTGCTCCAGCTTATCAAGTTGCTCAAAGAATTTGGGCACGACACCGGATAAGTCATTGTGAGAAAGATTAATCTGCCGGGTTGATACTAATAGATGCCATCTTTCTGGAATTTGTCCATGAAACCTGTTTCCTTCCATGTGAAGGGAAACTAGACCACTACCAATGCCATATGTACCAAGTACCGGTGGTAGTTCCCCTGTGAGATTGTTGTGTGAGAAGTCCAGACTCCAGGCGAATAGAAGGTCAGCAAAAAGTCTGACTGGTATCGAGCCATCAAGATTGTTTTGAGATAAGTTTAGTTCAAAAAGCCCCATGCACTGAGCTAAACTACCAGGTATATTTCCACCCAAGTTGTTACCATCAAGGTAAAGTAGAGCAAGTTGAGTAACATCACCAATTGAGGGAGGAATCTGACCTGATAATTTGTTCTTTGACAGATTTAGGATATAGAGGTTTCGTAGCTTGCCGATGGAAGAAGGTATGCTTCCATAAAGGAAATTGCTTTCCATCCCAAGCGAAAAGAGATTAACAAGATTGCCAATCTCTACAGGTATGGAGCCTGAAATTTGGTTTGACCCAAGCGATAAATATTCTAACCTCCTGGAAAGATTAACAATTGATATAGGTAGGCTGCCATTTAGAACATTCCCTTCCAGATTGATATAGGTAGGCTGCCATTAACATACAAAATAGAAGGGATCTCGCCAGAGAGGTTATTACGTGACAGTATAAGTGTACTGAGTGAGACACTGTTGGCCAGTGAGACAGGGATGCCACCGGTAAGACTGTTGTTTGCAAGATTGACATAGCTAAGTGAATTGCTAGTGCCTAGTGAATCAGGGATGTTACCTTCCAGATTGCTGCCGGCAAGATTCAGTGTATGGAGGTTTGGAAGCTTACCCAATTCTCCAGGGATGGTTCCCGGCAGATAATTATCGACAAGGTTCATCAAGGATAGAGAAGTCAAGTTACCGACACATCCAGATAAGCGCCCACCGAGACGAGCAGATGTGAGGTCCAAAGAGACCACCCGGGGTGGGATTTTTTTGCCGCAGGTGACCCCTTTCCAGCTACAAAAGTTGAGCGAACCATTGCTCCATGAGTGTAGGATGCCAAAGGGATCAAAGCTGATGCCAGACTTGAAGCAAAGGAGGGCATGGCGATCAATCTCGGAGATATTTGCTTGTGATGCAGATGCCGATGTGTTGAAGGAGAAAAGGCTGAGCAAAATACAGAGTAGAGACAAGAGAGAGGGCATGATGCTGATGTGAAAGAACAAAGGTTTGAGCTTGTATGATCTTGGGTGAAGGATGACTTTTGAAGGATTTGGCTACCAGACATGGACCAG
This region of Triticum aestivum cultivar Chinese Spring chromosome 2D, IWGSC CS RefSeq v2.1, whole genome shotgun sequence genomic DNA includes:
- the LOC123051289 gene encoding protein NSP-INTERACTING KINASE 2 encodes the protein MPSLLSLLCILLSLFSFNTSASASQANISEIDRHALLCFKSGISFDPFGILHSWSNGSLNFCSWKGVTCGKKIPPRVVSLDLTSARLGGRLSGCVGNLTSLSLMNLVDNYLPGTIPGELGKLPNLHTLNLAGSNLEGNIPDSLGTSNSLSYVNLANNSLTGGIPVSLANSVSLSTLILSRNNLSGEIPSILYVNGSLPISIWKGMF
- the LOC123051288 gene encoding receptor kinase-like protein Xa21 isoform X1; this translates as MESNFLYGSIPSSIGKLRNLYILNLSKNKLSGQIPPSIGDVTQLALLYLDGNNLGGNIPGSLAQCMGLFELNLSQNNLDGSIPVRLFADLLFAWSLDFSHNNLTGELPPVLGTYGIGSGLVSLHMEGNRFHGQIPERWHLLVSTRQINLSHNDLSGVVPKFFEQLDKLEQLDLSYNNLEGAVPASGIFTHSAAVVLDGNKGLCSNSPRLALPICPGISGSATKVKHHLSLLVTSLLIVLPPLTIGSLVLIWFMLTIWKKGSFPFSRWDLVSKMFPNRREVHTAPCHDEKKLKRVSYEDIVKATNWFSLVHTISSTCTGSVYVGRFKSDKSLVAIKVFKLNEPGGYDSYLIECEVLRSTRHRNIMRPVTLCSTLDSQNHEFKALIFEFMVNGSLEAWLHSEQHNGIPDKVLGFGQRICIAADVASALDYAHNELTPPLIHCDLKPNNVLLDDDMTARLSDFGSAKFLSPGLVIPKSLDDVGGTIGYVAPEYGMGCEISVAGDLYSFGVLLLELLTGKRPTDDMFVDGLSLCKFSESMFPDRVAEILDPHMAHEEHQGCTEAWMERYIVPLVALGLSCTMESTKDRPGMKDVCAKLSDIRASFLELS
- the LOC123051288 gene encoding probable LRR receptor-like serine/threonine-protein kinase At3g47570 isoform X2, with protein sequence MESNFLYGSIPSSIGKLRNLYILNLSKNKLSGELPPVLGTYGIGSGLVSLHMEGNRFHGQIPERWHLLVSTRQINLSHNDLSGVVPKFFEQLDKLEQLDLSYNNLEGAVPASGIFTHSAAVVLDGNKGLCSNSPRLALPICPGISGSATKVKHHLSLLVTSLLIVLPPLTIGSLVLIWFMLTIWKKGSFPFSRWDLVSKMFPNRREVHTAPCHDEKKLKRVSYEDIVKATNWFSLVHTISSTCTGSVYVGRFKSDKSLVAIKVFKLNEPGGYDSYLIECEVLRSTRHRNIMRPVTLCSTLDSQNHEFKALIFEFMVNGSLEAWLHSEQHNGIPDKVLGFGQRICIAADVASALDYAHNELTPPLIHCDLKPNNVLLDDDMTARLSDFGSAKFLSPGLVIPKSLDDVGGTIGYVAPEYGMGCEISVAGDLYSFGVLLLELLTGKRPTDDMFVDGLSLCKFSESMFPDRVAEILDPHMAHEEHQGCTEAWMERYIVPLVALGLSCTMESTKDRPGMKDVCAKLSDIRASFLELS